One Myxococcus stipitatus genomic window, GCGAGCCGATGCGTGGCGCCATGTGCGTGTCCGTCCCTCGTCGAGTGCGCTCCCTCCCCTAATGGAGTCCGGGGAGGGAAACAACCGGCGAGCGGAGCAGCGCTCGGCGCGGCGCGCGTCAGTCGGTGCGCATCGCCTCGACGGGGTCCAGCTTCGCGGCGCGCGCGGCGGGGTAGATGCCGAACAGGAGCCCCACGCCGCAGCTCATCGTCAGCGCCAGCGCCACGGCCCACGGCGGGACGGACATGGGGAAGCCCACCATCCAGTCCCCCAGGAACACCAGCCCGAAGCCCAGCCCCACGCCCAGCGCCCCGCCGAACAGGGCGAGCAGCACCGCCTCCGTGGCGAACTGCCCGAGGATGCGGCGACGCTTCGCCCCCAGCGCCTTGCGCACGCCGATCTCCCGCGTCCGCTCCATCACCGACACCAGCATGATGTTCAGGATGCCGATGCCGCCCACCACCAGCGACAGCAGGCACACGCCCACCCCGGCGATGGTGATGACCTGCGACAGCTGGTTGAACGACGCCGTCACCGACTCGTTGGTGTGCAGCTCGAAGTCGCTCGGCTCGGAGGGCTTCACGTCGCGGCGGCGGCGCATCAGGTTGGTCACCTCGTCCTGCGCCTTCTTGAACAGGCTGGGGTCCTTCGCCTGGATGTCCACGTCCAGCGAGCGCGACTTGCCGTAGAGCTGCTGGAACACGCGCAGGGGGATGATGGCCTGGTTGTCCATGCTCACCATGCCCAGGAAGCTGCCCCGGCGCTGGAGCACGCCAATCACGAGGAACGGCCGGCCCTTGATGCGCACCTCGAAGCCCACCGGGTCGATGCCGGGGAACAGCGTGTCCGCGACGTCCACGCCCAAAAGCACCACGCTGCGGCCGTCCAGGCTCTCCACCTCGTTGAAGTAGCGGCCGGACTGCACCGCGATGCCGCTGGTCATCGGGTAGGTCGTCGTGGTGCCGAACACGCGCACCGACGGGCGCGTCTCCGCGCTCACCGTGGCCAGCTTCTGGCCGCCCTCGTCGTCCGCGGGCGCCACCACCCCCACCGACGGGCAGGACTGCTCGATGGCCCGCACGTCGTCCATCTCGATGTCCGGGCGCTTGGCGAACTTGGCCCAGTTGAACCGGCCGAAGCCGCCCGCCGGCCACT contains:
- a CDS encoding ABC transporter permease is translated as MRAFLDNLRLALGTFLGNPLRSLLTLLGIVIGVATVITMMGLIEGLRTKVNRDMGRLGAHTFQLTKWPAGGFGRFNWAKFAKRPDIEMDDVRAIEQSCPSVGVVAPADDEGGQKLATVSAETRPSVRVFGTTTTYPMTSGIAVQSGRYFNEVESLDGRSVVLLGVDVADTLFPGIDPVGFEVRIKGRPFLVIGVLQRRGSFLGMVSMDNQAIIPLRVFQQLYGKSRSLDVDIQAKDPSLFKKAQDEVTNLMRRRRDVKPSEPSDFELHTNESVTASFNQLSQVITIAGVGVCLLSLVVGGIGILNIMLVSVMERTREIGVRKALGAKRRRILGQFATEAVLLALFGGALGVGLGFGLVFLGDWMVGFPMSVPPWAVALALTMSCGVGLLFGIYPAARAAKLDPVEAMRTD